One Amycolatopsis sp. NBC_00355 genomic window carries:
- the fxsT gene encoding FxSxx-COOH system tetratricopeptide repeat protein — protein sequence MPENPGGPEDHDLTASEVADGLWLMAAIAANSADEPDPPPASTEPPTRDESPETAAVHPPPMIPREEPGRGDDRLPPPDLPPVVLTELRPPRVIAGAGGLLDAGEESPSAGATSPLPDVGKLVRAFRSFKKKVPSDQPEDVELDEERTVDLSAEAGMLFPVTKRTRRPWLHLTLVVEQAPSMALWAPTIAAFVTLCQRRLGIFRSVQVRLLETGKTGRAEGGMVLGPVLRGGTPDSPARGAGEPVDSSGRRLMLVLTDGISDAWHRDLVQPLLARWGRKVPVAVVHLLPRRLWARGGVDAQNAEITTKGPVRPNASYLVRLTDFLLDELDQAELTADSVAVPVLELEERWFRRWAEVVTGRADVPRKCSVMVIRDRPAGTVTESSEFLAPRENEVNANERVRDFHSQASPSAFRLATLLAAVPVDLDVASAVQAEMLPGSGPDHLVEVFTSGLLRHEGDRQPWDRNTPWEFSGQTRRVLLSGARRSDTAHAVRAASRQYGEQNPTLARLQAALVEPDSTPDPEPETASRAEIALERDVMSALSGPYLSRADRLARIDNRAGTSTSSGLGGSAADFSDVRIDANVRAVSETMSQALEGSSVPSEPAATGVANPAPSAPPSVARDKLADQATVVANVGASTTRQVRRAGEEVPPVWGAIPPPNPNFTGRGELLSHLSELLGAGTTAVLPATLHGMGGIGKTQMATEYIYRHLQDYDIVWWIQATRPTQIHASLTELAQHLRLPGADEAITAVPAVREALRLGRPYRRWLLVFDSAEDPEMVRPFFPVGGTGDILVTSRNPNWAGVARPLEVAIFERSESKMLLSRRGPQLDDADADRIAQKLGDLPLAIEQAAAWLAETGMRAGEYLQLFDEKVAEILETSNPQDYETSVAAAWNVSFDQLSVSNPAAHQLLQVCAFFAPEPVSRSLFAGVRGLTVSPELDTALRDPIKLSRAIRDINRFGLAKIDHRTDTILLHRLVQLVLRNRMSEQHRNEMRHGAHQLLANLDPNDPGSPRQWQRYQEVLPHIYDAELIECTDQWVRQLVINLSMFLFHWGDHDGAVTLAERAVQAWEQDRLERHRRGEAPIEDPPLQELEASERLAFFLWTVGRYADAAETSKETFDRYRESIGPDREETLGAALTYAVILKARGEFAEAVQRNEEIYVKARGLFGNDDPITLVAANDYVTALLLVGDYRRALELAEDTYRRRVEVLGYDNASTVTTQVLMVIARRELGDYPWARIEQQQITDRVEQFYGTDNINTLRRKYHLAVACRKDGDHDAARAISEDALRRFRIRYGDKHPNALACALGYSIDLRHAHEFTRARELGEEVFDFYRESLGEKHPHTLSAALDLGVTMRLSGDPSSARVLDERSLEVLREQLGEDHPHTIVCAIDVASDLAALDRVGEAAERDAELLVRSRRVLGEDHPTTLAVQLNYSLDLRNLGQVEKAEELSEDVMSRYRQVLGDAHPGTVAASRGVRADCDIDPMPL from the coding sequence ATGCCGGAAAACCCGGGTGGTCCTGAAGACCACGACCTGACGGCGAGCGAGGTCGCCGACGGGCTGTGGCTGATGGCTGCCATCGCGGCGAACTCGGCCGACGAGCCGGATCCGCCGCCTGCCTCTACGGAGCCTCCAACCCGGGACGAGTCGCCTGAGACCGCCGCGGTGCATCCTCCACCGATGATCCCGAGGGAAGAGCCCGGGCGCGGCGATGATCGGCTGCCGCCCCCCGACCTGCCACCGGTCGTCCTGACCGAACTCAGGCCGCCCCGGGTGATCGCGGGCGCGGGCGGCCTGCTCGACGCCGGAGAAGAATCGCCGTCGGCCGGTGCGACATCCCCGTTGCCCGATGTCGGGAAGCTCGTCCGCGCCTTCCGGTCGTTCAAGAAGAAGGTCCCTTCGGACCAGCCGGAAGACGTCGAACTCGACGAAGAGCGGACGGTCGACCTCAGCGCGGAAGCGGGAATGCTATTCCCCGTGACGAAACGGACGCGCCGGCCCTGGCTGCACCTGACCCTGGTGGTCGAGCAGGCACCGTCGATGGCGCTCTGGGCCCCGACCATCGCGGCCTTTGTCACGCTGTGCCAGCGGCGGCTCGGGATCTTCCGCTCGGTCCAGGTGCGCCTGCTGGAGACAGGGAAGACCGGACGTGCCGAGGGCGGCATGGTCCTGGGACCGGTGCTGCGCGGCGGCACGCCGGACAGCCCGGCGCGGGGCGCCGGCGAGCCGGTCGACTCCTCAGGCCGGCGGCTGATGCTCGTACTGACCGACGGCATCAGCGACGCCTGGCACCGGGACCTCGTGCAGCCCCTGCTGGCGCGATGGGGGCGCAAGGTCCCGGTCGCGGTGGTGCACCTGCTGCCCCGGCGGCTCTGGGCCCGAGGCGGAGTCGACGCGCAGAACGCCGAAATCACGACCAAGGGGCCGGTGCGCCCCAACGCCTCGTACCTCGTCCGGTTGACCGACTTCCTGCTCGACGAACTCGACCAGGCGGAACTGACCGCGGACTCCGTCGCGGTCCCCGTACTGGAACTGGAAGAACGGTGGTTCCGCCGGTGGGCGGAGGTCGTCACCGGCCGGGCCGACGTCCCGCGGAAATGTTCGGTCATGGTGATTCGGGACCGGCCCGCGGGAACGGTAACCGAATCGAGTGAATTCTTGGCTCCGCGTGAGAATGAGGTGAACGCGAACGAGCGAGTGAGAGATTTTCACAGTCAGGCTTCGCCATCGGCGTTTCGGCTGGCCACGCTGCTCGCCGCGGTTCCGGTCGATCTCGACGTCGCGTCCGCGGTGCAGGCGGAGATGCTGCCCGGTTCCGGCCCGGACCACCTTGTGGAAGTTTTCACGAGCGGCCTGCTGCGGCACGAGGGCGATCGGCAGCCCTGGGACCGCAACACCCCGTGGGAATTCTCCGGCCAGACAAGAAGAGTGCTGCTCAGCGGCGCACGGAGGTCGGACACGGCGCACGCGGTCCGGGCGGCGTCCCGCCAGTACGGTGAGCAGAACCCCACGCTGGCCCGGCTGCAGGCGGCATTGGTCGAACCGGACTCGACACCGGACCCGGAACCCGAGACCGCGTCACGCGCTGAGATAGCACTCGAACGAGATGTGATGAGCGCGTTGTCGGGTCCGTACTTATCTCGAGCCGATCGTTTGGCTAGAATCGACAACCGGGCAGGTACCTCAACGTCTTCAGGGCTGGGAGGTTCCGCCGCGGACTTTAGCGATGTTAGAATCGATGCTAATGTCCGCGCAGTGAGTGAGACGATGTCGCAGGCGCTTGAGGGGTCGAGTGTCCCTAGCGAACCCGCAGCCACTGGCGTGGCAAACCCGGCCCCTTCCGCGCCCCCATCGGTGGCACGAGACAAACTCGCTGATCAGGCGACTGTGGTCGCCAACGTCGGAGCGTCGACTACCCGTCAGGTAAGGCGTGCGGGTGAAGAGGTTCCCCCGGTCTGGGGTGCGATTCCCCCGCCCAACCCGAACTTCACCGGCCGCGGCGAGCTGCTCTCCCATCTGAGTGAACTACTGGGCGCCGGCACCACCGCGGTCCTGCCCGCCACCCTGCATGGAATGGGCGGCATCGGCAAGACCCAGATGGCCACCGAATACATCTACCGGCACCTGCAGGACTACGACATCGTCTGGTGGATCCAGGCCACCCGGCCGACCCAGATCCACGCGTCACTCACCGAACTCGCTCAGCACCTCCGCCTGCCCGGCGCCGACGAGGCCATCACCGCCGTGCCCGCCGTGCGGGAGGCGCTGCGTCTCGGCCGGCCGTACCGGCGGTGGCTGCTCGTTTTCGACTCGGCCGAAGACCCGGAAATGGTCCGCCCGTTCTTCCCGGTTGGCGGCACCGGCGACATCCTCGTGACCTCACGCAACCCGAACTGGGCGGGGGTGGCACGCCCGCTCGAGGTGGCCATTTTCGAACGCAGTGAAAGCAAAATGCTGCTGAGTAGACGCGGGCCCCAACTCGACGACGCGGACGCCGATCGCATCGCCCAGAAGCTGGGCGACCTGCCGCTGGCGATCGAGCAGGCTGCGGCCTGGCTGGCTGAAACCGGCATGAGGGCCGGGGAGTACCTGCAGTTGTTCGATGAGAAGGTCGCGGAAATCCTCGAGACCTCGAATCCGCAAGACTACGAAACCTCGGTCGCCGCGGCGTGGAACGTGTCGTTTGACCAATTGAGTGTCAGCAACCCGGCGGCCCATCAGCTGCTGCAGGTCTGTGCTTTCTTCGCCCCCGAACCGGTGTCGCGGAGCTTGTTCGCCGGCGTTCGCGGGCTCACGGTGTCGCCCGAACTCGACACGGCGTTGCGTGATCCGATCAAGCTGAGCCGGGCCATTCGCGACATCAACCGGTTCGGCCTCGCGAAGATCGACCACCGGACCGACACCATTCTCCTGCACCGGCTCGTGCAGCTGGTCCTGCGCAACCGCATGTCGGAGCAGCACCGCAACGAGATGCGGCACGGCGCACACCAGCTGCTGGCCAACCTCGACCCGAACGACCCGGGATCACCCCGGCAGTGGCAGCGCTACCAGGAGGTGCTGCCGCACATTTACGACGCCGAACTCATCGAATGCACAGATCAGTGGGTACGGCAGCTGGTCATCAACCTGTCGATGTTCCTCTTCCACTGGGGTGACCACGACGGTGCGGTCACGCTCGCTGAGCGCGCGGTGCAGGCGTGGGAACAGGATCGGCTCGAGCGGCACCGCAGGGGTGAAGCGCCTATCGAAGACCCGCCGCTGCAGGAGCTGGAGGCGTCCGAGCGGCTGGCGTTCTTCCTGTGGACCGTGGGGCGCTACGCCGACGCGGCGGAGACCAGTAAGGAAACCTTCGACCGCTACCGGGAGTCGATCGGTCCCGATCGGGAAGAGACGCTCGGCGCCGCGCTTACCTACGCCGTCATCCTGAAGGCGAGAGGTGAGTTCGCGGAAGCCGTCCAGCGCAATGAAGAGATCTACGTGAAGGCGCGGGGCCTGTTCGGCAACGACGACCCGATCACGTTGGTCGCCGCCAACGACTATGTCACAGCCCTGCTCCTGGTGGGGGACTATCGGCGGGCGCTTGAACTGGCCGAGGACACGTATCGCCGACGCGTGGAAGTCCTCGGTTACGACAACGCGTCGACCGTCACGACACAGGTCTTGATGGTCATCGCCCGGCGTGAGCTGGGCGACTACCCGTGGGCGCGGATCGAGCAGCAGCAGATCACCGACCGGGTCGAGCAATTCTACGGTACGGACAACATCAACACCCTGCGACGCAAGTACCACCTGGCGGTCGCCTGCCGGAAGGACGGCGACCACGACGCGGCTCGCGCTATCTCCGAGGACGCGCTCCGCCGGTTCCGAATCCGGTACGGCGACAAACACCCGAACGCGCTGGCTTGTGCGCTCGGGTACTCGATCGACCTGCGGCACGCTCACGAGTTCACGCGGGCGCGAGAACTCGGTGAAGAGGTCTTCGACTTTTATCGCGAAAGCCTTGGCGAGAAGCACCCGCACACACTGTCGGCGGCGCTCGACTTGGGTGTGACCATGCGGCTGTCCGGAGACCCGTCAAGTGCCCGGGTACTGGACGAGCGGTCGTTGGAAGTGCTCCGGGAGCAGCTTGGTGAGGATCACCCGCACACGATCGTCTGCGCGATCGACGTCGCGAGTGACCTCGCGGCGTTGGATCGCGTCGGCGAAGCCGCCGAGCGTGATGCGGAACTGCTGGTGCGTTCACGCCGGGTCCTCGGCGAGGACCACCCGACGACACTGGCGGTCCAGCTCAACTATTCTCTCGATCTCAGAAATCTGGGACAGGTGGAGAAAGCGGAGGAGCTGAGCGAAGATGTCATGAGCCGCTACCGCCAGGTCCTGGGTGATGCCCACCCGGGCACGGTGGCGGCGTCGCGCGGGGTTCGCGCCGACTGTGACATCGACCCGATGCCCCTGTAA
- a CDS encoding AAA family ATPase, with protein sequence MSTTERSESTHDWWIYRGTGHPLQDTHLADRLPPPPPWRDFRRDDEPLAVDVPQDDAETDRRLGVELSFTAGQADRAEVDMVNAALYLRRPLLVTGKPGSGKSTLAYRISRELRLGRVLRWSVTSQTTLKSGLYDYDAIGRLQASQARGSGAGDTGTEDRPVGDFFRLRELGTAFLPRRLPRVLLVDELDKAESDLPHDLLSIFEDGEYLIPELARDARRSPVAEVFTADPGYTAEIENGVVRCSAFPVVIITSNGERDFPPAFLRRCLRLEMKDPGPAKLAAIVAAHALDPQHRAVQIEDFVARRAALGGLPADKLLDAIFLATSGAYQPDDPGWPSLVEGLWQHLNQQGH encoded by the coding sequence ATGAGCACGACCGAGCGTTCTGAAAGCACGCACGACTGGTGGATCTACCGGGGCACCGGTCATCCGCTGCAGGACACGCACCTGGCCGATCGGCTGCCACCGCCACCGCCGTGGCGCGACTTCCGCCGGGACGACGAGCCGCTGGCCGTCGACGTGCCGCAGGACGACGCCGAGACCGACCGGCGCCTGGGCGTGGAACTGAGCTTCACCGCTGGTCAGGCCGACCGCGCCGAAGTCGACATGGTCAACGCCGCGTTGTACCTGCGCCGCCCGCTCCTGGTGACCGGGAAACCCGGCAGCGGGAAATCCACCCTGGCCTATCGGATCTCCCGCGAGCTGCGGCTGGGGCGCGTGCTCCGCTGGTCGGTCACTTCGCAGACCACATTAAAATCCGGGCTCTACGACTACGACGCCATCGGCCGCCTGCAGGCGTCGCAGGCCCGTGGTTCCGGTGCGGGTGACACCGGCACGGAGGATCGGCCAGTCGGCGACTTCTTCCGGCTGCGCGAACTGGGGACGGCGTTCCTGCCACGGCGGCTGCCCCGGGTCCTGCTCGTGGACGAACTGGACAAGGCCGAGTCCGACCTGCCCCACGACCTGCTGTCGATCTTCGAGGACGGCGAGTACCTCATCCCGGAGCTCGCGCGGGACGCCCGTCGTTCGCCCGTCGCCGAGGTGTTCACGGCGGATCCCGGCTACACGGCGGAGATCGAGAACGGGGTCGTCCGGTGTTCGGCGTTCCCCGTCGTCATCATCACCAGCAACGGGGAACGGGACTTCCCGCCCGCGTTCCTGCGCCGGTGCCTGCGCCTGGAGATGAAGGATCCCGGGCCGGCGAAGCTGGCCGCCATCGTCGCCGCGCACGCCCTCGACCCGCAGCACCGCGCGGTGCAGATCGAGGACTTCGTCGCGCGGCGCGCGGCGCTCGGTGGACTGCCCGCGGACAAGCTGCTCGACGCGATCTTCCTGGCGACGTCCGGGGCGTACCAGCCGGACGACCCGGGCTGGCCGAGTCTGGTCGAAGGACTCTGGCAGCACCTGAACCAGCAGGGGCACTGA
- a CDS encoding AAA family ATPase, with translation MNAVEHPERPDWWIYRGTGRPLPDALLADLLPPPPPWRAFNGGPVPVEEVVPQDEGEADRRLGSEHRLPARHVDPHEIDMVNAALYLRRPLLVTGRPGSGKSSLAYRVARELRLGRVLRWPITSRTTLKGGLYNYDAIGRAQAAGARAADRRDGDQEPPIGEYLRLGELGTVFLPRRQPRVLLIDELDKSEADLPNDLLSLFEDGEFLIPELVRMRSRSREVEVFTADPDATATIPDGRVRCAAFPFVVITSNGDRDFPPAFLRRCLRLEIQDPDIEQLAAMVAAHALDPSDTHRSRIIEEFVSRSEAFGGLPVDKLLEAVYLATSGAYHEEGESWPRLVDAIWRQLNSVVP, from the coding sequence ATGAACGCGGTAGAGCATCCTGAGCGGCCGGACTGGTGGATCTACCGCGGCACCGGCCGTCCCCTTCCCGATGCCTTATTGGCCGACCTGCTTCCGCCGCCGCCGCCGTGGCGGGCGTTCAACGGCGGGCCGGTGCCAGTCGAGGAAGTCGTGCCGCAGGACGAGGGCGAGGCGGACCGGCGGCTGGGTTCCGAGCACCGGCTGCCAGCCCGGCACGTCGACCCGCACGAGATCGACATGGTCAACGCGGCGCTGTACCTGCGCCGTCCCCTGCTGGTGACCGGCCGCCCGGGAAGCGGGAAGTCGAGCCTCGCGTACCGGGTCGCGCGGGAACTGAGGCTGGGCCGGGTGCTGCGGTGGCCGATCACCTCCCGCACCACTCTCAAAGGCGGGCTCTACAACTACGACGCGATCGGCCGCGCTCAGGCCGCCGGTGCGCGCGCCGCCGACCGGCGAGACGGCGACCAGGAGCCGCCGATCGGCGAGTACCTGCGGCTCGGTGAACTCGGCACCGTCTTCCTGCCGCGCCGGCAGCCACGCGTCCTGCTGATCGACGAGCTGGACAAGAGTGAGGCGGATCTGCCCAACGACCTGCTCAGCCTGTTCGAGGACGGCGAGTTCCTGATCCCTGAGCTGGTGCGGATGCGCAGCCGCAGCCGCGAAGTCGAGGTCTTCACGGCGGACCCGGACGCGACGGCCACGATCCCGGACGGCCGGGTCCGGTGCGCCGCGTTCCCCTTCGTCGTGATCACCAGCAACGGCGATCGCGACTTCCCACCGGCCTTCCTGCGCCGGTGTCTCCGGCTCGAGATCCAGGATCCGGACATCGAGCAGCTGGCCGCGATGGTGGCGGCGCACGCGCTCGATCCGAGCGACACCCACCGGTCCCGCATCATCGAAGAGTTCGTCAGCCGCAGCGAGGCCTTCGGCGGGCTGCCGGTCGACAAGCTCCTCGAAGCCGTCTACCTCGCGACTTCGGGCGCCTACCACGAAGAAGGTGAGTCCTGGCCCCGGCTGGTGGACGCGATCTGGCGGCAGTTGAACTCCGTGGTGCCGTGA
- a CDS encoding VMAP-C domain-containing protein — protein sequence MNLLANAGLAADRPSRSLMLDLIHDNLGFPLTLSEHATGRDQLIDIVNACARADGGMHALDHVVRMLRPGSQESELLHRLVHEPRMHDLLPDSELSWLRSVLVGFTPPQLGILVRRAASPATCPAAEPGDAWEAFCLLTELNTPAHGLPPALAFVELVAAKCARPLGDELREWNTWQARRVQGEARLRELRTEREHNGGGELRLHLVIMVELDGIDPDRHVVSHWRQEDPQEWPPARGGIATIRGADLEYHVDQLIVEAERAWSEYREEVALEFVLPRALVNLPVHRWCKEHETGDPRPLFLDYPIVIRSLERMFSRQWHRAWRIRWEAMSGNPSAERVYYCSPQDTAGRHRLDAILSDGKWLMMVLAGPPSTRPRPGGDELATGLRSGIPVLLWHPDAATDVLHQVVAWLLDEGGLGDLPARTQDSRRAAFREVTIPVDLRIARDLVVLWDDPSRLLFLDDGPYLPDAIREDSDERGRAS from the coding sequence GTGAATCTCCTCGCCAACGCCGGGCTGGCCGCCGACCGGCCGAGCCGGTCACTGATGCTGGATTTGATTCACGACAACCTCGGGTTCCCGTTGACGCTTTCGGAACACGCGACCGGGCGGGACCAGCTGATCGACATCGTCAATGCCTGCGCTCGTGCGGATGGCGGGATGCACGCGCTCGATCACGTCGTACGCATGTTGCGGCCGGGTTCCCAGGAATCCGAGCTCTTGCACCGGCTCGTGCACGAACCGCGGATGCACGACCTCCTGCCGGATTCCGAATTGTCGTGGTTGCGTTCCGTGCTGGTCGGATTCACTCCGCCCCAGCTCGGCATCCTCGTCCGCCGTGCGGCGAGCCCGGCCACGTGCCCGGCCGCCGAGCCAGGTGACGCGTGGGAAGCGTTCTGCCTGCTGACCGAGCTCAACACCCCCGCGCACGGGCTCCCGCCGGCGCTGGCCTTCGTCGAGTTGGTCGCCGCGAAGTGCGCGCGCCCGCTCGGCGACGAATTGCGGGAATGGAACACCTGGCAGGCTCGGCGGGTGCAGGGCGAGGCGCGGCTGCGGGAACTTCGCACCGAACGCGAGCACAACGGTGGTGGTGAACTCCGCCTGCACCTGGTGATCATGGTGGAACTGGACGGGATCGACCCCGACCGGCACGTGGTTTCCCACTGGCGCCAGGAGGATCCGCAGGAGTGGCCACCGGCCCGAGGCGGTATCGCCACCATCCGCGGCGCGGACCTGGAATACCACGTCGACCAGCTGATCGTCGAAGCGGAACGAGCTTGGTCGGAATACCGCGAAGAAGTGGCGCTCGAATTCGTGCTGCCGCGGGCCCTCGTGAACCTTCCCGTGCACCGGTGGTGCAAGGAACACGAAACCGGGGATCCCCGGCCGCTGTTCCTGGACTACCCGATCGTCATCCGCTCATTGGAGCGGATGTTCTCCCGTCAGTGGCACCGGGCGTGGCGAATCCGCTGGGAGGCGATGAGCGGAAATCCGTCCGCTGAACGGGTGTACTACTGCTCGCCGCAGGACACCGCCGGGCGCCATCGGCTCGACGCGATTCTCAGCGACGGAAAGTGGTTGATGATGGTCCTTGCCGGTCCGCCGTCGACGCGGCCGCGCCCCGGTGGGGACGAGCTGGCGACGGGGTTGCGTTCCGGGATTCCCGTGCTGCTCTGGCACCCCGACGCCGCCACCGACGTTTTGCACCAGGTCGTCGCGTGGCTGCTCGACGAAGGCGGGCTCGGTGACCTGCCCGCACGGACCCAGGATTCCCGGAGAGCGGCGTTCCGCGAGGTGACCATTCCGGTCGACTTGCGGATAGCCCGTGACCTGGTCGTCCTGTGGGACGACCCGAGCAGACTGCTTTTCCTGGACGACGGTCCTTACCTGCCGGACGCGATACGGGAGGATTCAGATGAACGCGGTAGAGCATCCTGA
- a CDS encoding effector-associated domain 2-containing protein, which translates to MDSAAYHKTIMALDIAGYNDPRRTTAHRLVVHDGFWNLLRTSFAEVGVPWDVLFQENTGDGAMIQLPAQVAKADLVAALPDRMLAELRRYNAVHAEEAHVQLRVAFHAGEVYQASHGTVSDATSHAFRLVDAPEAKSALKTSGAALALIVSDSFYQDVVRADPAADAASYHRIRVSVKETNTEAWLRLLGAAVNGFPMRELRQPAAVDVFSALVDALLAVPCVRRAESRHLLLDLFPRREIADVVPHHAEDRLHVIALARTCQRFTRGLADLLDAIRMLEPQSPQVDALAAIIEQL; encoded by the coding sequence ATGGATTCGGCCGCGTACCACAAGACGATCATGGCGCTGGACATCGCCGGCTACAACGATCCCAGGCGCACCACGGCCCACCGCCTGGTGGTCCACGACGGGTTCTGGAACCTCTTGCGCACGTCGTTCGCGGAGGTCGGTGTCCCCTGGGATGTCCTGTTCCAGGAGAACACCGGTGACGGCGCCATGATCCAACTGCCCGCCCAGGTAGCGAAAGCAGATCTCGTGGCGGCGTTGCCCGACCGAATGCTGGCGGAGCTGCGGCGCTACAACGCGGTGCACGCCGAGGAGGCGCACGTGCAGTTGCGCGTGGCCTTCCATGCCGGCGAGGTCTACCAAGCCAGTCACGGCACGGTCAGTGACGCGACCAGCCACGCGTTCCGTTTGGTGGACGCACCGGAAGCGAAGAGTGCGTTGAAGACGTCCGGTGCGGCACTGGCACTGATCGTTTCGGATTCGTTCTACCAGGACGTCGTACGGGCGGACCCCGCGGCGGACGCTGCCTCCTACCATCGCATCCGCGTTTCGGTCAAGGAAACGAACACCGAAGCTTGGCTGCGTTTGCTGGGCGCGGCCGTCAACGGGTTCCCGATGCGTGAATTACGGCAACCGGCGGCGGTGGACGTGTTTTCGGCGTTGGTGGACGCGTTGCTCGCGGTGCCGTGCGTACGCAGGGCGGAAAGCCGGCACCTCCTGCTGGACCTGTTTCCCCGCCGGGAAATCGCGGACGTGGTTCCGCACCACGCCGAAGACCGCCTGCACGTGATCGCGCTGGCCAGGACGTGCCAGCGGTTCACCCGTGGCCTCGCCGACCTGCTGGACGCGATCAGAATGCTGGAGCCGCAGTCTCCGCAAGTCGACGCTCTCGCCGCGATCATCGAACAGTTGTGA
- a CDS encoding aKG-HExxH-type peptide beta-hydroxylase, with translation MTADELVPHYLPWTDFDAFARGGGGPALVRHLRATERSRRLLLLRGIIDQAAKSPEVSAPLPSPEWAWELLARIQQRAPAAVETILAHPYTGSWAGYTTRLCRQDVTGVCPFWVHLGHVHCLAAAAAIRAGAGFEAELPIWQGTVSLPTLGMVRLRTGETFGVARVSAGDDGIVVRNRHIEIRLPDDLSTETADWQPIRRITSWHGDRRLSIRLDDLDPYRGLYEPIPPKRLTALEVESWRTVVDRAWHLLATNLPDVADALPAGLESVVPAPAVAFRLPSASTGEAFGSAIVAYSDDSEQLAAALVHEFQHIRLGGVQHLATLHTDDPRERLYVPWRDDPRPLGGVLHGIYAFFGVAAFWRALTAAEPDNALASFEFALWRSASWRTLRAVHRDEGLTDTGRRFLDRIATELAPWQDEPVATDPAAWAATSALDHYATWRLRHLRPDAGTVSVLAEAWSRGDSWPKLGQLPEPRTPTPVPDGSWIDARTDLIRLRLGRDGSTALAERGPQVPGATDADLALVGGAIESAVDGYRRLLVTNPSLPTAIVGLGLALAARGTGPAARALLHRPELVRAVHRILRANADATPNVETVAAWIGRFTH, from the coding sequence GTGACGGCTGACGAACTGGTCCCCCACTACCTGCCGTGGACCGATTTCGACGCATTCGCCCGTGGTGGCGGCGGTCCGGCCCTGGTGCGGCACCTTCGCGCGACCGAACGGAGCCGGCGGCTGCTCCTGCTGCGGGGAATCATCGATCAGGCGGCCAAATCCCCTGAGGTTTCCGCCCCGCTCCCGTCGCCCGAATGGGCCTGGGAGCTGCTGGCCAGGATTCAGCAGCGGGCACCCGCCGCGGTCGAAACGATTCTCGCCCATCCCTACACCGGAAGCTGGGCCGGCTACACCACCCGGTTGTGCCGCCAGGACGTAACCGGCGTCTGCCCCTTCTGGGTCCACCTCGGCCACGTGCACTGCCTGGCCGCGGCCGCAGCCATCCGTGCCGGGGCCGGCTTCGAGGCGGAGCTCCCGATCTGGCAGGGAACCGTGTCCCTGCCGACGCTAGGTATGGTCCGGCTGCGCACCGGCGAAACGTTCGGGGTGGCGCGAGTGTCCGCCGGAGACGACGGGATAGTCGTCCGGAATCGGCACATCGAAATCCGGCTACCGGATGATCTGAGCACCGAAACCGCGGACTGGCAGCCCATCCGCCGGATCACGAGCTGGCACGGTGACCGGCGGCTCTCGATCAGGCTCGACGACCTCGATCCCTATCGTGGCCTCTACGAACCGATTCCACCGAAGCGGCTCACGGCACTGGAGGTCGAATCGTGGCGCACAGTCGTCGACAGGGCATGGCATCTGCTCGCCACAAACCTGCCTGACGTGGCTGATGCGCTACCGGCCGGCCTCGAATCAGTGGTGCCTGCCCCGGCTGTCGCCTTTCGGCTGCCCAGCGCGTCCACCGGCGAAGCGTTCGGCAGCGCAATCGTGGCGTACAGCGATGATTCCGAGCAGCTCGCCGCCGCACTCGTCCACGAGTTCCAGCACATCCGGCTCGGTGGCGTCCAACACCTGGCCACTTTGCACACCGATGACCCCCGTGAGCGGTTGTACGTGCCTTGGCGAGACGATCCGCGGCCGCTCGGTGGTGTGCTACACGGGATTTACGCGTTCTTCGGCGTGGCGGCCTTTTGGCGGGCGCTGACCGCGGCCGAACCGGACAACGCGCTGGCGTCGTTCGAGTTCGCGCTCTGGCGATCGGCGTCCTGGCGCACCCTGCGCGCGGTGCACCGAGACGAAGGCCTGACCGACACCGGACGCCGGTTCCTCGACAGGATCGCGACGGAACTCGCACCCTGGCAAGACGAGCCGGTCGCGACCGACCCCGCTGCGTGGGCGGCGACCTCTGCGCTCGACCACTACGCGACTTGGCGCCTCCGGCACCTGCGCCCGGACGCCGGTACCGTCTCGGTGCTCGCCGAGGCTTGGAGCCGCGGAGACTCGTGGCCCAAGCTCGGCCAACTACCGGAACCGCGAACACCCACGCCAGTACCGGACGGCAGCTGGATCGACGCCCGGACCGACCTGATCCGGCTCCGACTGGGCCGAGACGGCAGCACTGCGCTTGCCGAACGCGGTCCCCAGGTTCCCGGTGCGACCGACGCCGATCTGGCGTTGGTCGGCGGAGCCATCGAGTCGGCGGTGGATGGTTACCGACGCTTGCTGGTGACGAATCCGAGTCTGCCGACCGCGATCGTCGGTCTCGGGCTGGCCCTCGCGGCGCGCGGCACCGGACCGGCGGCACGAGCGTTGCTGCACCGCCCGGAACTAGTCAGGGCGGTGCACCGAATACTCCGCGCGAATGCGGACGCCACCCCCAACGTCGAAACCGTCGCCGCGTGGATCGGCCGGTTCACCCACTGA